From Corynebacterium sp. BD556, the proteins below share one genomic window:
- a CDS encoding IS3 family transposase (programmed frameshift), giving the protein MPRKFDQDAKDRVVRLVEDRIVAENLSMQDACQAVAPKLGVSWHTARQWTQAARRDGRVPDHLPEDLAAENARLRREVQELRDTNELLKAASAFFAFGTRPNTSEMIRFVDDYRDRFTVEFICATLKNNREGGFITSRGYRQSKARGLSARALRDAAVMEHVRQVHANNYGVYGVRKMWRALRREGIHIGREQTARLMRLAGLSGKGKGGAPRTTRKPKGPDVRPDLVNREFRAPSPNRLWVADITYVRTRKGFVYTAFVTDVYSRRIVGWALSDSMRTEALPLQALNQAIVCAKKTEGLVHHSDHGSQYVSIIYNERLGEHGIAASTGTVGDSYDNALAENVNGSYKNELIQTRRWADVVEVEIATFEWVNWWNESRLHQSLDYRTPAEVESEFWSKSSAQDIMEIKAHA; this is encoded by the exons ATGCCGAGGAAATTTGACCAGGATGCGAAGGACCGCGTTGTCCGTCTCGTTGAAGACCGTATCGTGGCGGAAAATCTTTCGATGCAAGACGCATGTCAGGCTGTCGCACCCAAACTGGGTGTCTCGTGGCACACAGCCCGACAGTGGACGCAGGCTGCTCGCCGCGACGGACGAGTCCCTGATCATTTGCCTGAAGACTTGGCTGCTGAAAACGCCAGGCTACGGCGCGAAGTTCAGGAGCTACGTGACACCAACGAGCTGTTGAAAGCTGCCTCGGCTTTTTTCGCAT TCGGAACTCGGCCCAACACGTCGGAAATGATCCGGTTCGTCGACGACTATCGGGATCGTTTCACGGTCGAGTTCATCTGTGCGACGTTAAAGAATAATCGTGAAGGTGGCTTCATTACCTCGCGTGGTTACAGGCAGTCGAAAGCCCGGGGCTTAAGTGCCCGCGCACTTCGTGACGCAGCTGTCATGGAGCATGTTCGCCAGGTTCACGCAAACAATTACGGCGTTTACGGCGTGCGGAAAATGTGGCGTGCCCTTCGACGTGAAGGCATTCATATCGGCCGCGAGCAGACCGCCCGCCTGATGCGCCTGGCCGGTCTGTCCGGCAAAGGCAAAGGAGGTGCACCTCGCACGACCCGCAAGCCGAAGGGGCCGGATGTGCGACCTGATCTGGTCAATCGTGAATTCAGAGCGCCAAGCCCCAACCGACTGTGGGTGGCTGACATCACCTATGTGCGCACGCGGAAAGGCTTCGTCTACACCGCATTTGTCACTGATGTGTATTCCCGCAGGATTGTCGGGTGGGCGTTGTCAGACTCGATGCGTACCGAGGCGTTGCCTCTGCAGGCGCTGAACCAAGCGATTGTGTGTGCGAAGAAAACCGAAGGTCTAGTTCACCATTCGGACCACGGCTCGCAATACGTCAGCATCATCTACAACGAGCGTCTGGGTGAGCACGGGATCGCTGCGTCTACTGGGACGGTCGGTGACTCCTACGACAATGCTCTGGCTGAAAACGTTAACGGTTCCTACAAGAATGAACTCATTCAAACTCGGAGGTGGGCGGACGTTGTCGAGGTGGAAATCGCGACGTTTGAATGGGTGAATTGGTGGAACGAATCACGGCTCCACCAGTCCCTAGACTACCGCACGCCGGCGGAGGTTGAATCAGAATTTTGGAGCAAAAGCTCAGCTCAGGACATAATGGAAATCAAGGCACATGCCTAG
- a CDS encoding choice-of-anchor M domain-containing protein produces the protein MESNTATYTWTVGNDNATTTANTSAKSSTNENNGPDASARSSTESNAALTPSHSVQARDAGGQGQVDVEKQAAPDNACVPGLVPLIKDDRRVPATWASPQSLEFSLGPTAKKSLPSAVGPVPAGEVWMIGATQEPGVPWLGANTQHPSMLEAGLGPVTWELVSFDGPGAMSVYTQGGLGQIVGEEWFNADNGRGFGTHTIAPNSHVHPVWLFSAPGTYKVGIKQSASKDGKTYSGAGVLTFHVGGGASAANDGHFDLGAEFNAAGGDCGAAGVGGSSNASQNAKGTLAQTGSTFMTLPYAALGLGMIALGAGVVRLAVLTGRAKK, from the coding sequence GTGGAAAGCAACACCGCCACCTACACCTGGACGGTGGGCAACGACAACGCCACAACCACCGCCAACACCAGTGCGAAAAGCAGCACCAACGAGAACAACGGCCCAGACGCCAGTGCACGATCCAGCACTGAGAGCAACGCCGCACTTACCCCTAGCCACTCCGTGCAAGCGCGCGATGCAGGCGGGCAGGGGCAGGTGGACGTCGAAAAGCAAGCCGCACCTGATAATGCCTGCGTGCCAGGTTTGGTGCCACTGATCAAAGACGACCGCCGCGTGCCTGCAACGTGGGCCAGCCCTCAATCCCTAGAGTTCTCCCTCGGCCCTACGGCGAAGAAATCGCTGCCCTCCGCCGTAGGGCCCGTGCCCGCCGGTGAAGTATGGATGATCGGCGCAACCCAGGAGCCCGGCGTGCCGTGGCTTGGCGCAAACACCCAACACCCCAGCATGCTGGAAGCAGGTCTAGGTCCCGTCACCTGGGAGCTTGTCTCTTTCGACGGCCCCGGCGCGATGAGCGTTTACACCCAAGGGGGGTTAGGCCAAATAGTCGGCGAAGAATGGTTCAACGCCGACAACGGCCGTGGCTTTGGAACCCACACCATCGCCCCAAACTCACACGTCCATCCCGTGTGGCTGTTTAGCGCGCCCGGTACCTACAAGGTGGGCATCAAACAGTCGGCAAGCAAAGACGGAAAAACCTATTCCGGCGCTGGGGTGCTGACCTTCCACGTCGGCGGCGGCGCCAGCGCAGCAAACGATGGACACTTCGACCTCGGCGCAGAATTTAACGCGGCTGGCGGCGACTGCGGCGCCGCAGGTGTGGGCGGATCGTCCAACGCCTCCCAAAACGCGAAGGGCACTTTGGCGCAGACTGGTTCCACCTTCATGACCCTTCCCTACGCCGCACTCGGGCTGGGCATGATTGCGCTCGGAGCCGGTGTGGTGCGCCTGGCCGTGCTGACAGGCAGGGCGAAAAAGTGA
- a CDS encoding choice-of-anchor M domain-containing protein, translating to MLSTRRLPAVAAFILALIPTIVFGAASPAQADTVVFDTGHVDAFHVTAPGNALELDMKEDVTGSAVRRSPESVILHVAEAAWSEETSAVPGIDRATYYLPQTQQADLIWPGWDTQSVAGAGFSTIDLNFKRVSGPGEIYIFETGGLGGINSVVADGSLHLSSGTTITQANPAHRHINWAFTEPGQYTMEVSASGTNTSGTTV from the coding sequence ATGCTTAGCACCCGCCGTCTGCCTGCGGTCGCTGCTTTCATCCTCGCGTTAATCCCCACAATCGTTTTCGGTGCCGCCTCGCCTGCACAAGCAGACACTGTCGTGTTCGACACCGGACACGTCGACGCCTTCCACGTCACTGCACCCGGGAATGCCCTCGAGCTGGACATGAAAGAGGACGTCACCGGGTCTGCGGTACGCCGCTCACCAGAGTCCGTGATCCTCCACGTAGCTGAGGCCGCCTGGTCGGAGGAGACTTCCGCGGTGCCTGGAATCGACCGGGCCACCTACTACCTTCCGCAAACGCAACAAGCGGATCTGATTTGGCCCGGGTGGGATACCCAATCTGTCGCCGGTGCGGGGTTTAGCACCATCGACCTCAACTTCAAGCGGGTCAGCGGCCCCGGCGAGATCTACATTTTCGAAACCGGCGGTTTAGGAGGCATCAACTCTGTCGTGGCAGACGGATCCCTCCACCTTTCCTCCGGCACCACAATCACCCAAGCTAACCCGGCGCACCGCCACATCAACTGGGCATTTACCGAACCCGGCCAATACACCATGGAGGTCTCCGCCTCCGGCACGAACACTTCCGGTACCACGGTGTGA
- a CDS encoding choice-of-anchor M domain-containing protein, producing MRTPLAIIAAAGLLVGSAPLGVAPWAAGQQAPIDPALTQHVDAAEHVAPPGELTTIDSGHVDLGPMLAPSKGLFARDDTATSPVWRHLDDVVFYVSNAAAQQLPAGDEFAFVGAAPGETVWVVPQTEVAGVPWLGWNTQSPSLLNAADQGVTFEFAGHQGPGDFSLFLQNGGFEPPQVLWLSSADSTQTFWAQLNTHTHANWVFTEPGIHKVALTITAPLNDGTEFTDTQILTFAVGENTDPAAAHFTEWEGALPETAAAEETSSKSGAGTVVFFAVAGLLLAVVIGGPLVALRQKAARR from the coding sequence ATGCGCACGCCACTTGCAATAATTGCCGCCGCGGGACTGCTCGTGGGTTCAGCACCTTTGGGGGTAGCTCCTTGGGCCGCAGGCCAACAGGCACCCATCGACCCGGCACTGACCCAACACGTCGACGCCGCCGAGCATGTCGCACCCCCGGGCGAGTTAACCACCATCGACTCGGGTCACGTGGACTTAGGCCCAATGCTCGCCCCTTCCAAGGGGCTGTTCGCCCGCGATGATACCGCCACCTCACCTGTGTGGCGCCACCTCGACGACGTGGTTTTTTACGTCTCAAACGCCGCTGCCCAGCAGTTACCCGCAGGCGATGAGTTCGCTTTCGTCGGCGCCGCGCCCGGTGAAACCGTGTGGGTTGTGCCGCAAACGGAGGTCGCCGGGGTGCCGTGGCTTGGGTGGAACACGCAGTCGCCGTCGCTGCTTAACGCCGCCGATCAGGGCGTGACTTTTGAATTTGCTGGCCACCAGGGCCCGGGTGATTTCAGCCTGTTTTTGCAAAACGGCGGTTTCGAACCACCCCAGGTGCTGTGGTTAAGCTCCGCTGATTCAACCCAGACGTTTTGGGCGCAGCTCAACACACACACCCACGCCAACTGGGTGTTTACTGAACCCGGCATACATAAGGTGGCGCTTACTATCACCGCACCACTCAACGACGGCACTGAGTTCACCGACACCCAAATCCTCACCTTCGCCGTGGGCGAAAACACCGATCCGGCCGCCGCGCACTTTACTGAATGGGAAGGTGCTCTGCCTGAGACTGCCGCAGCCGAGGAAACCTCTTCTAAATCCGGCGCTGGCACAGTGGTGTTTTTCGCCGTAGCTGGGCTGCTGCTGGCCGTCGTCATCGGCGGACCTTTGGTGGCTCTACGCCAGAAGGCGGCGCGCCGATGA
- a CDS encoding choice-of-anchor M domain-containing protein, with protein MSVPRHLRVAIAALTTAALISPITAAVATAGPDDGKTVATKSHVDAPKTYWQGDTFDLKTSFRDTTVGLNESVVWIGKGWGRAGQSQYQFTVPENPKMSFLGAPGDTVYSAPAVSSGNHDPVWLGFGADTDIPVDTFRDGYATLDLVSVDGPGRVDMFTWYDDPAGFRHMLSSASDGPRSALLTAGTHTHNYTTFTKPGRYALTFRTVARDTHGKLISSQLSTLAIQVGGQQPRETPTPSTQQRYEAAPAGNLTDADYTFSAAALPQPSRDGDNNLTRLSFTSKDSTLKGTLTLLIDGHFLTDLPVDNGEATWDEMLVPETSQLQAVFTPAGEGARWSSPALTVETGRESSVSSSAGEAAIMEPTQPEINTDLALEPHELVDTSFTAEITPAEEDGYTRVTLDFDDSTFRGFLRGGIYTDADSTYSDEAFEATIENGHAEFLFEDDGDLDTRQVRLIVLPHPTMNATAHTVAMEKPHEAGVKQTLRAKLERKEASTSADAPKPLTCHGAYVLDRGHVDIKATGSKDSFGLVLKDETGLIERGAHDRALSDVVLGAHDNSRQTRKGSLLLDPALDYLGKEGSEFYLLPMTQNPDVIWPGYNTQDIDYSLIDGTVDLHIEPTSAPTGGHMGMFLVKGLGNEIENLLSTKDGDTVIETAYATHTHTNWAFTKPGIYTFDTWYSAKAKNGTALTSAKQTLTIAIGDAAVKDCQNPTEPSTKPTEPSTKPSEPSTKPSEPSTKPSEPSTKPSEPSTKPTEPSTKPTEPSTKPTEPKPSEKPQPPKMPELSGEPSDVLVVLAWLMSAAFAGAVVYFLINKAPALQELIRPYLPRF; from the coding sequence ATGTCCGTGCCTCGCCACCTCCGCGTCGCCATCGCCGCGCTGACTACCGCCGCGCTTATCTCCCCCATCACCGCAGCCGTCGCCACAGCCGGGCCCGACGACGGCAAGACAGTCGCCACCAAATCGCATGTCGACGCCCCCAAAACCTACTGGCAAGGCGACACCTTCGACCTGAAAACCTCCTTCAGGGACACCACCGTCGGCCTCAACGAATCCGTGGTGTGGATTGGTAAAGGCTGGGGCCGAGCAGGCCAAAGCCAGTACCAGTTCACCGTGCCCGAAAACCCGAAAATGTCCTTCTTGGGCGCCCCCGGCGACACCGTCTACTCCGCCCCCGCTGTCAGCTCAGGCAACCACGACCCGGTCTGGCTCGGCTTCGGCGCGGACACCGACATTCCCGTTGACACCTTCCGCGACGGCTACGCCACACTCGACTTGGTATCCGTCGACGGCCCGGGCCGAGTAGACATGTTCACCTGGTACGACGATCCGGCTGGTTTCCGCCACATGCTTTCCTCGGCCAGTGACGGACCCCGCTCAGCTCTTTTAACCGCCGGCACGCACACCCACAACTACACCACCTTCACCAAACCTGGCCGCTACGCTTTGACGTTTCGCACGGTTGCGCGCGACACCCACGGCAAGCTCATTTCCTCGCAGCTTTCCACGCTCGCCATCCAGGTCGGCGGGCAGCAGCCGCGAGAGACTCCGACCCCGTCCACCCAGCAACGCTACGAGGCCGCTCCCGCCGGCAACCTCACCGACGCGGACTACACTTTCTCCGCCGCCGCGCTGCCTCAACCTTCACGCGACGGCGATAACAACCTCACCCGCCTGAGTTTTACTTCGAAGGACAGCACGTTAAAAGGCACGCTGACTTTGCTTATCGACGGCCACTTCCTCACCGACCTCCCAGTCGACAACGGCGAGGCCACCTGGGATGAGATGCTGGTCCCCGAAACCTCCCAATTGCAGGCCGTGTTCACCCCGGCAGGTGAAGGTGCGCGCTGGTCCTCACCGGCCCTTACCGTCGAGACGGGCCGAGAGTCCTCTGTAAGTTCCAGCGCGGGCGAAGCCGCGATCATGGAACCGACACAGCCTGAGATCAACACAGATTTGGCCCTTGAGCCTCACGAACTGGTAGACACTTCCTTTACCGCGGAGATCACCCCGGCGGAAGAAGACGGCTACACCCGTGTCACGCTCGACTTCGATGACTCGACTTTCCGCGGCTTTTTGCGCGGTGGGATCTATACGGACGCCGATTCCACCTATTCTGATGAAGCCTTTGAAGCCACCATCGAAAACGGCCATGCTGAGTTTCTCTTTGAAGACGACGGCGACCTCGACACCAGGCAGGTACGCCTGATTGTTTTGCCCCACCCCACGATGAACGCAACCGCACACACCGTGGCAATGGAAAAGCCGCACGAGGCGGGGGTGAAACAGACGCTACGCGCAAAGCTGGAACGCAAAGAGGCTTCGACGAGCGCGGACGCCCCCAAGCCGCTGACCTGCCACGGCGCTTATGTCCTCGACCGCGGCCACGTGGACATTAAAGCCACCGGCAGTAAAGACAGTTTCGGTCTGGTGCTCAAAGACGAGACGGGGCTGATCGAACGCGGCGCGCACGATCGCGCGCTTTCCGACGTCGTCCTCGGCGCCCACGACAACTCCCGCCAGACCCGCAAGGGCTCCCTCCTGCTCGACCCTGCCCTGGATTACCTGGGCAAAGAGGGCTCCGAGTTTTACCTGCTGCCGATGACGCAAAACCCCGACGTGATTTGGCCGGGCTACAACACCCAAGACATCGACTATTCGCTGATCGACGGCACCGTCGATCTCCACATCGAACCAACCAGCGCCCCGACAGGCGGCCACATGGGCATGTTCCTAGTCAAGGGGCTGGGCAACGAGATTGAGAACCTGCTCAGCACCAAAGACGGCGACACCGTCATCGAAACGGCCTACGCCACCCACACCCACACCAACTGGGCATTTACCAAACCGGGCATCTACACCTTCGACACGTGGTACTCGGCAAAAGCCAAAAACGGCACCGCACTGACCTCCGCGAAGCAAACCCTCACCATCGCCATCGGAGACGCCGCAGTAAAAGACTGCCAGAACCCGACCGAGCCGAGCACGAAGCCGACCGAGCCGAGCACGAAGCCGTCCGAGCCGAGCACGAAGCCGTCCGAGCCGAGCACTAAGCCGTCCGAGCCGAGCACGAAGCCGTCCGAGCCGAGCACGAAGCCGACCGAGCCGAGCACCAAGCCGACCGAGCCGAGCACCAAGCCGACCGAGCCGAAGCCCTCGGAGAAACCACAACCTCCGAAGATGCCGGAACTGTCAGGCGAGCCCTCCGATGTACTCGTCGTGCTCGCGTGGCTGATGAGCGCCGCCTTCGCCGGTGCCGTGGTCTACTTCCTGATCAATAAAGCCCCCGCCCTTCAGGAGCTGATCCGCCCCTACCTGCCCCGCTTCTAG
- the gltX gene encoding glutamate--tRNA ligase, translated as MAYMTDVRVRFCPSPTGTPHVGMVRTALFNWAYARHTKGTLVFRIEDTDAARDSEESYQAIIDSLTWLGLDWDEGVVKGGPHEPYRQSQRMDIYKEVLDKLIEAGEVYPAYSTNEEVQERHKAAGRDPQLGYDNYDRELSEAQIAAFEAEGRKPVWRLRMPDQDWTWTDLVRGEVTFKSDTQPDYVVARSNGAPLYTLVNPVDDALMQITHVLRGEDLLSSTPRQMAMYEALKRIGVTDFTPQFGHLPFVMGQGNKKLSKRDPESNLFNHRDNGIIPEGMINYLALLGWSLSADKDIFTADELVAAFDVSDVLGNPARFDQKKLEAINADQIRLLEAADFAARLRDYLTEFTDFPADYPADKFAVAADLVQTRIKVLSDAYSLLKFLVTADVDLELNDKAARKNLKEAAIQPLDAGIVALEVLGEGEWTTAKIEAALNKALIEDLDLKPRTAFGALRVGISGEAISPPLFESMELLGRESTLARLRAARAATPYAPAAQ; from the coding sequence ATGGCCTACATGACTGACGTACGAGTTCGCTTCTGCCCATCGCCCACCGGCACCCCACACGTGGGCATGGTGCGCACAGCCCTATTCAACTGGGCCTATGCGCGCCACACCAAAGGAACCCTGGTGTTTCGCATCGAAGACACCGACGCCGCCCGCGATTCCGAGGAGTCCTACCAAGCGATCATCGATTCGCTGACCTGGCTCGGCCTCGACTGGGACGAAGGAGTAGTCAAGGGAGGCCCACACGAGCCCTACCGCCAGTCCCAACGCATGGACATCTACAAAGAAGTCCTGGACAAGCTCATCGAAGCCGGTGAGGTCTACCCGGCCTACTCCACCAACGAGGAAGTCCAAGAACGCCACAAAGCGGCAGGCCGCGACCCGCAACTTGGATACGACAACTACGACCGCGAACTTTCCGAGGCCCAAATCGCCGCCTTCGAGGCCGAAGGCCGCAAACCCGTCTGGCGCCTGCGCATGCCGGATCAAGACTGGACCTGGACCGATCTGGTTCGCGGCGAGGTGACCTTCAAGTCCGACACGCAGCCCGACTACGTGGTGGCCCGCTCCAACGGCGCACCCCTCTACACCCTGGTCAACCCGGTCGACGACGCCCTTATGCAAATCACCCACGTATTGCGCGGCGAAGACCTCCTTTCTTCCACCCCGCGCCAGATGGCCATGTACGAAGCGCTCAAGCGCATCGGCGTGACAGACTTCACCCCGCAATTTGGCCACCTGCCCTTCGTAATGGGCCAAGGAAACAAAAAGCTGTCCAAGCGCGACCCCGAATCCAACTTGTTTAACCACCGCGACAACGGCATCATCCCCGAGGGGATGATCAACTACCTTGCCTTGCTGGGCTGGTCGCTATCCGCCGACAAAGACATCTTCACCGCAGACGAGCTCGTCGCCGCCTTCGACGTCTCCGACGTACTGGGCAACCCGGCACGCTTCGACCAGAAAAAACTCGAGGCGATCAACGCCGACCAGATCCGCCTGCTTGAAGCAGCAGACTTCGCCGCGCGCCTGCGCGACTACCTCACCGAGTTCACGGACTTTCCCGCGGACTACCCAGCCGACAAATTCGCCGTCGCAGCCGACCTCGTACAAACACGCATCAAAGTGCTTTCCGACGCCTACAGCCTGCTCAAGTTCCTCGTCACCGCCGACGTCGACCTCGAACTCAACGACAAAGCCGCGCGCAAAAACCTCAAGGAGGCCGCGATCCAGCCTCTCGACGCCGGCATTGTCGCCCTCGAGGTGCTCGGCGAAGGGGAGTGGACCACCGCCAAGATCGAGGCCGCGCTGAACAAAGCGCTCATCGAGGACCTCGACCTCAAACCGCGTACCGCCTTCGGGGCGCTTCGCGTGGGCATCTCCGGCGAAGCCATCTCCCCGCCGCTGTTTGAGTCCATGGAGCTTCTCGGCCGGGAATCCACCCTGGCCCGCCTGCGCGCAGCGCGCGCAGCGACGCCGTACGCCCCAGCGGCACAATAG
- a CDS encoding anchored repeat ABC transporter, substrate-binding protein: MRLRTVLPGLAAAVAIISAAAFGLSQTAAPAADPAPDTPLVVATTPIITDLARNVAGERAHVRGLMPPSADPHTFEPGLRAVRDIANAALVLTNGLLLEPTSLAATVSSTAQDNTPVVPVAEKITNHGGELIPLVENASLDTVWLGLRSATDLAATTPVDLRLSQADGPGDAAAYITTTFGRPEVLFNTADGINQSDSVQLPAGAHTHVSWAFSRPGKYTLRFESGAAKADVTIAVGVDANTIAANTNADVIDSGHVDITAGKRITLVRDTPLGGREELSPDSAIIAVPSTTLQPIPGDPQFRFLGRPGTETYLLPQAVLGKHIHGEIDPHVWHDAAAAAAMVEEIRDELIRVDPAGAAHYRNNAEAYLRRVAAADTYVRDKINSIPKEKRYLVTTHHGYAYLGRAYGIKIAGFVSPNPSVEPTPRDVMALSRTLENLQVPAVFVEPTLAHTPTTLTQSAATHGVEVCPIHGDTLDDSAPTYLELMTTNADSLALCLSKR; this comes from the coding sequence GTGAGGCTTCGCACTGTTTTACCCGGCCTCGCTGCCGCCGTCGCTATCATCAGCGCGGCGGCCTTTGGCCTGTCTCAAACTGCAGCGCCCGCCGCTGATCCAGCTCCGGACACCCCGCTAGTGGTCGCCACCACGCCAATTATCACGGATCTGGCGCGCAACGTCGCAGGCGAGCGCGCCCACGTGCGCGGGTTGATGCCGCCGAGCGCGGACCCGCACACCTTCGAACCGGGGCTGCGGGCGGTACGCGACATCGCAAACGCCGCCCTGGTGCTGACCAATGGGCTGCTACTCGAGCCGACGTCGCTCGCAGCCACGGTGTCTAGCACCGCACAAGACAACACCCCGGTTGTTCCGGTGGCTGAGAAAATTACCAACCACGGCGGCGAGTTGATTCCCCTGGTAGAAAACGCCTCCCTTGATACGGTGTGGCTGGGGCTGCGCAGCGCCACTGACTTAGCCGCAACCACCCCCGTCGACCTTCGCCTCAGCCAAGCCGACGGGCCAGGCGACGCCGCCGCCTATATCACCACCACCTTCGGCCGCCCGGAGGTGCTGTTTAACACTGCAGACGGAATAAACCAGTCAGATTCAGTGCAGTTGCCTGCCGGGGCACACACCCACGTTTCCTGGGCTTTTTCCCGCCCCGGCAAATACACACTGCGCTTTGAAAGCGGTGCCGCGAAGGCAGATGTGACAATCGCTGTCGGGGTGGACGCAAACACGATTGCAGCAAACACCAACGCCGACGTGATTGACTCCGGGCACGTCGACATTACCGCCGGCAAGCGCATCACCCTGGTGCGCGATACCCCGCTGGGTGGGCGCGAAGAACTCTCACCGGACTCCGCCATCATCGCGGTGCCCTCCACCACCTTGCAGCCGATCCCAGGCGACCCGCAGTTTCGCTTCCTAGGCAGGCCCGGCACGGAGACATACCTGCTGCCGCAGGCAGTGTTGGGCAAACACATCCACGGCGAGATAGACCCCCACGTGTGGCACGACGCCGCAGCGGCTGCCGCCATGGTGGAAGAAATCCGCGACGAGCTGATCCGTGTGGACCCCGCCGGCGCCGCCCACTACCGCAACAACGCCGAAGCCTACTTAAGGCGCGTTGCCGCAGCAGACACCTACGTGCGCGACAAAATCAACTCAATTCCGAAAGAAAAACGCTACCTGGTGACTACCCACCACGGCTACGCCTACCTCGGGCGTGCCTACGGAATAAAGATCGCGGGTTTTGTCAGCCCCAACCCTTCCGTGGAGCCGACTCCACGCGATGTCATGGCACTCTCTCGCACCTTGGAAAACCTACAGGTTCCGGCTGTTTTTGTGGAGCCGACACTGGCCCACACGCCCACTACCCTGACGCAGTCCGCCGCAACACACGGAGTTGAGGTCTGCCCCATTCACGGAGACACCCTCGATGACAGCGCCCCGACATACCTCGAATTGATGACAACTAACGCCGACAGCTTGGCTTTATGCCTGAGCAAACGGTGA
- a CDS encoding anchored repeat-type ABC transporter ATP-binding subunit, translated as MSLLRIDKVSVSLSGRPVVSNTSLRVAKGEFVGLLGPNGAGKTTLLRAVLGLVPATEGGVDIAGHTGKALRRLVGYVPQRHDVAWDFPIDVRAAVLGGRTGLIGWLRRPSAADHEAVDDALARVRLTELDHRPIGELSGGQRQRVLVARALATRPRLLLLDEPFTGLDIPSTEQLLDLFGALAAQGTAIVMSTHNLAEAVHTCSRIVLFNRTVIADSATDDLSEPSPWMDTFGVRPGSPLLASVGVSS; from the coding sequence ATGAGCTTGTTGCGCATAGATAAGGTCAGCGTTTCGCTTTCGGGCCGTCCGGTGGTCAGCAACACCAGCCTGCGGGTGGCTAAGGGCGAGTTTGTGGGCCTTTTGGGCCCCAACGGTGCAGGCAAAACCACCCTTTTGCGCGCCGTTCTCGGCCTGGTGCCAGCCACTGAGGGTGGGGTTGATATTGCGGGCCACACCGGCAAGGCGCTAAGGCGCCTGGTTGGTTACGTTCCGCAACGCCACGATGTGGCCTGGGACTTCCCCATCGACGTTCGCGCGGCTGTGCTCGGCGGTCGCACGGGGTTAATCGGGTGGCTGCGCCGGCCCAGCGCCGCAGATCACGAGGCCGTCGATGACGCTCTTGCGCGGGTGCGCTTGACGGAGCTAGACCACCGCCCCATCGGCGAGTTGTCCGGCGGGCAACGCCAACGGGTGCTTGTTGCCCGGGCCCTGGCCACTCGCCCTCGCCTTTTGCTTCTCGACGAACCCTTCACCGGACTCGACATCCCCAGCACCGAGCAGCTTCTTGACCTGTTCGGCGCACTCGCCGCGCAAGGCACCGCAATAGTCATGTCCACCCACAACCTTGCCGAGGCAGTCCACACCTGCAGCAGGATCGTACTTTTCAACCGCACCGTGATCGCCGACAGCGCCACAGATGATCTTAGCGAGCCTTCCCCCTGGATGGACACCTTCGGTGTGCGTCCCGGCTCCCCTCTTTTGGCGTCCGTGGGGGTGAGCTCCTAA